A genome region from Musa acuminata AAA Group cultivar baxijiao chromosome BXJ3-5, Cavendish_Baxijiao_AAA, whole genome shotgun sequence includes the following:
- the LOC135638156 gene encoding protein NRT1/ PTR FAMILY 2.11-like isoform X2 — translation MTTSTPEEPQNGEAAKPVINYRGWKAMPYVIGNEAFEKLGTFGTSANLLVYLTTVFHMKSVASATLVTVFNGTTNLAPLLGAFLADTYLGRYATLGAASIASLLGMLILTLTAAVSKLHPSPCSSHGDACHGANQTQLAVLFASYVFMVIGAGGIRPCNLAFGADQFDPTTEAGKRGIASFFNWYYMTFTFAMMASSTLVIYVQSNVSWSLGLAIPTAFMFISSVLFFVGTKIYVKVRPEGSPITSIAQVLVAAFRKRALKLPDDLKGSLFDPPHLSSLISKLPHTDQFSFLDKAAIITPMDDIKPDGSASDGWRLCSLQQVEQMKCLVRIIPVWSSCIIFEVTVVLTWTYVVFQALQSDRHLGHSNFEIPAATFTVFTMAAMTIWLLVYDRFVVRLLQRVTGKEGGITLLQRMGTGIALSVVMMIVGGLVEERRRSYALHKPTLGTASNGGAISSMSSLWLIPQLVIAGLSDAFNLVGQVEFYYKQFPENMRSMAGGLLFLGFACSNYLGSLIITIVHRTTGGHQKSNWLAEDLNQGRLDLLYFSIASVCAVNLVFFIVCAKWYKYKTSDKDHEIALQTKEIRSSV, via the exons ATGACGACGTCGACGCCGGAGGAACCACAGAATGGGGAAGCAGCGAAGCCTGTGATCAACTACAGAGGGTGGAAAGCCATGCCATACGTGATAG GAAACGAGGCGTTTGAGAAGTTGGGGACGTTCGGCACCTCCGCCAACCTCTTGGTCTACCTCACCACCGTCTTCCACATGAAGAGCGTCGCGTCGGCCACCCTCGTCACCGTGTTCAACGGCACCACCAACCTCGCCCCCCTCCTCGGGGCCTTCCTCGCCGACACTTATCTCGGCCGCTACGCCACACTGGGGGCCGCTTCGATTGCTTCTCTCTTG GGCATGCTCATTCTCACACTCACGGCTGCCGTCTCCAAGCTTCACCCTTCTCCCTGCAGCAGTCATGGCGACGCATGCCACGGCGCGAACCAAACTCAGCTGGCCGTCCTCTTCGCCAGCTACGTCTTCATGGTCATCGGAGCCGGCGGCATACGCCCCTGCAACCTGGCGTTCGGCGCCGACCAGTTCGACCCCACCACCGAGGCGGGGAAGCGGGGCATCGCTAGCTTCTTCAACTGGTACTACATGACCTTCACCTTCGCCATGATGGCCTCCTCCACCCTCGTCATCTACGTGCAGAGCAACGTGAGCTGGTCGCTGGGGCTGGCCATTCCCACGGCGTTCATGTTCATCTCCAGCGTGCTCTTCTTCGTCGGGACCAAGATCTACGTGAAGGTTCGGCCGGAGGGCAGCCCGATCACCAGCATCGCCCAGGTGCTGGTGGCGGCGTTCAGGAAGCGAGCGCTGAAGCTACCTGATGACCTCAAGGGCTCTCTTTTTGACCCTCCACATCTCAGTTCTCTGATCTCCAAGCTGCCGCACACCGACCAGTTCAG TTTTCTTGACAAAGCTGCGATCATAACCCCCATGGACGATATCAAACCGGATGGCTCAGCTTCAGATGGATGGAGATTATGTAGCTTACAGCAAGTTGAACAGATGAAATGTTTAGTAAGAATCATCCCAGTTTGGTCTTCATGTATCATCTTCGAGGTTACCGTCGTTCTGACATGGACTTACGTCGTCTTCCAAGCCCTTCAATCCGATAGACATCTCGGGCACAGTAACTTCGAGATTCCTGCTGCAACTTTTACTGTGTTCACCATGGCGGCCATGACCATTTGGTTGCTTGTTTACGACCGTTTCGTCGTCCGATTGCTTCAGAGGGTTACTGGAAAGGAAGGTGGCATCACGCTGCTTCAAAGGATGGGGACTGGCATTGCTCTTTCGGTCGTGATGATGATTGTCGGTGGCTTGGTAGAGGAACGGCGAAGGAGTTATGCGCTTCACAAGCCGACACTGGGGACTGCATCCAATGGCGGTGCCATTTCATCAATGTCCAGCCTCTGGTTGATCCCTCAGCTCGTTATTGCTGGTCTTTCGGATGCTTTCAACCTCGTCGGCCAAGTTGAGTTCTACTACAAGCAATTTCCCGAAAACATGAGGAGCATGGCAGGGGGTCTGCTCTTCCTGGGTTTTGCATGTTCCAACTATCTGGGCAGCTTGATAATAACTATCGTCCATCGAACAACTGGTGGACATCAGAAGAGCAATTGGTTAGCAGAAGATCTTAACCAGGGAAGACTAGATCTTCTCTACTTCTCGATCGCATCAGTATGTGCCGTTAATTTGGTCTTCTTCATTGTATGTGCAAAGTGGTACAAATACAAAACCTCAGACAAAGACCATGAGATTGCTCTGCAAacaaaggagatcagaagttctgTATGA
- the LOC135638156 gene encoding protein NRT1/ PTR FAMILY 2.11-like isoform X1 — translation MLAVHQKREEKGTRSMTTSTPEEPQNGEAAKPVINYRGWKAMPYVIGNEAFEKLGTFGTSANLLVYLTTVFHMKSVASATLVTVFNGTTNLAPLLGAFLADTYLGRYATLGAASIASLLGMLILTLTAAVSKLHPSPCSSHGDACHGANQTQLAVLFASYVFMVIGAGGIRPCNLAFGADQFDPTTEAGKRGIASFFNWYYMTFTFAMMASSTLVIYVQSNVSWSLGLAIPTAFMFISSVLFFVGTKIYVKVRPEGSPITSIAQVLVAAFRKRALKLPDDLKGSLFDPPHLSSLISKLPHTDQFSFLDKAAIITPMDDIKPDGSASDGWRLCSLQQVEQMKCLVRIIPVWSSCIIFEVTVVLTWTYVVFQALQSDRHLGHSNFEIPAATFTVFTMAAMTIWLLVYDRFVVRLLQRVTGKEGGITLLQRMGTGIALSVVMMIVGGLVEERRRSYALHKPTLGTASNGGAISSMSSLWLIPQLVIAGLSDAFNLVGQVEFYYKQFPENMRSMAGGLLFLGFACSNYLGSLIITIVHRTTGGHQKSNWLAEDLNQGRLDLLYFSIASVCAVNLVFFIVCAKWYKYKTSDKDHEIALQTKEIRSSV, via the exons ATGCTCGCTG TTCATCAGAAGAGAGAGGAGAAGGGAACGCGAAGCATGACGACGTCGACGCCGGAGGAACCACAGAATGGGGAAGCAGCGAAGCCTGTGATCAACTACAGAGGGTGGAAAGCCATGCCATACGTGATAG GAAACGAGGCGTTTGAGAAGTTGGGGACGTTCGGCACCTCCGCCAACCTCTTGGTCTACCTCACCACCGTCTTCCACATGAAGAGCGTCGCGTCGGCCACCCTCGTCACCGTGTTCAACGGCACCACCAACCTCGCCCCCCTCCTCGGGGCCTTCCTCGCCGACACTTATCTCGGCCGCTACGCCACACTGGGGGCCGCTTCGATTGCTTCTCTCTTG GGCATGCTCATTCTCACACTCACGGCTGCCGTCTCCAAGCTTCACCCTTCTCCCTGCAGCAGTCATGGCGACGCATGCCACGGCGCGAACCAAACTCAGCTGGCCGTCCTCTTCGCCAGCTACGTCTTCATGGTCATCGGAGCCGGCGGCATACGCCCCTGCAACCTGGCGTTCGGCGCCGACCAGTTCGACCCCACCACCGAGGCGGGGAAGCGGGGCATCGCTAGCTTCTTCAACTGGTACTACATGACCTTCACCTTCGCCATGATGGCCTCCTCCACCCTCGTCATCTACGTGCAGAGCAACGTGAGCTGGTCGCTGGGGCTGGCCATTCCCACGGCGTTCATGTTCATCTCCAGCGTGCTCTTCTTCGTCGGGACCAAGATCTACGTGAAGGTTCGGCCGGAGGGCAGCCCGATCACCAGCATCGCCCAGGTGCTGGTGGCGGCGTTCAGGAAGCGAGCGCTGAAGCTACCTGATGACCTCAAGGGCTCTCTTTTTGACCCTCCACATCTCAGTTCTCTGATCTCCAAGCTGCCGCACACCGACCAGTTCAG TTTTCTTGACAAAGCTGCGATCATAACCCCCATGGACGATATCAAACCGGATGGCTCAGCTTCAGATGGATGGAGATTATGTAGCTTACAGCAAGTTGAACAGATGAAATGTTTAGTAAGAATCATCCCAGTTTGGTCTTCATGTATCATCTTCGAGGTTACCGTCGTTCTGACATGGACTTACGTCGTCTTCCAAGCCCTTCAATCCGATAGACATCTCGGGCACAGTAACTTCGAGATTCCTGCTGCAACTTTTACTGTGTTCACCATGGCGGCCATGACCATTTGGTTGCTTGTTTACGACCGTTTCGTCGTCCGATTGCTTCAGAGGGTTACTGGAAAGGAAGGTGGCATCACGCTGCTTCAAAGGATGGGGACTGGCATTGCTCTTTCGGTCGTGATGATGATTGTCGGTGGCTTGGTAGAGGAACGGCGAAGGAGTTATGCGCTTCACAAGCCGACACTGGGGACTGCATCCAATGGCGGTGCCATTTCATCAATGTCCAGCCTCTGGTTGATCCCTCAGCTCGTTATTGCTGGTCTTTCGGATGCTTTCAACCTCGTCGGCCAAGTTGAGTTCTACTACAAGCAATTTCCCGAAAACATGAGGAGCATGGCAGGGGGTCTGCTCTTCCTGGGTTTTGCATGTTCCAACTATCTGGGCAGCTTGATAATAACTATCGTCCATCGAACAACTGGTGGACATCAGAAGAGCAATTGGTTAGCAGAAGATCTTAACCAGGGAAGACTAGATCTTCTCTACTTCTCGATCGCATCAGTATGTGCCGTTAATTTGGTCTTCTTCATTGTATGTGCAAAGTGGTACAAATACAAAACCTCAGACAAAGACCATGAGATTGCTCTGCAAacaaaggagatcagaagttctgTATGA
- the LOC135585879 gene encoding protein NRT1/ PTR FAMILY 2.11-like isoform X2 encodes MTTSTPEEPQNGEAAKPVINYRGWKAMPYVIGNEAFEKLGTFGTSANLLVYLTTVFHMKSVASATLVTVFNGTTNLAPLLGAFLADTYLGRYATLGAASIASLLGMLILTLTAAVSKLHPSPCSSHGDACHGANQTQLAVLFASYVFMVIGAGGIRPCNLAFGADQFDPTTEAGKRGIASFFNWYYMTFTFAMMASSTLVIYVQSNVSWSLGLAIPTAFMFISSVLFFVGTKIYVKVRPEGSPITSIAQVLVAAFRKRALKLPDDLKGSLFDPPHLSSLISKLPHTDQFSFLDKAAIITPMDDIKPDGSASDGWRLCSLQVEQMKCLVRIIPVWSSCIIFEVTVVLTWTYVVFQALQSDRHLGHSNFEIPAATFPVFTMAAMTVWLFVYDRVVVPLLQRVTGKEGGITLLQRMGTGIALSVVMMTVAGLVEERRRSYALHKPTLGTTSSGGAISSMSSLWLIPQLVIAGLSDAFNVIGQVEFYYKQFPENMRSMAGGLLFLGFACSNYLGSLIITIVHRITGGHQKSNWLAEDLNQGRLDLLYFSIASLSAVNFVFFIVCAKWYRYKTSDKDHEIALQTMEIRSSV; translated from the exons ATGACGACGTCGACGCCGGAGGAACCACAGAATGGGGAAGCAGCGAAGCCTGTGATCAACTACAGAGGGTGGAAAGCCATGCCATACGTGATAG GAAACGAGGCGTTTGAGAAGTTGGGGACGTTCGGCACCTCCGCCAACCTCTTGGTCTACCTCACCACCGTCTTCCACATGAAGAGCGTCGCGTCGGCCACCCTCGTCACCGTGTTCAACGGCACCACCAACCTCGCCCCCCTCCTCGGGGCCTTCCTCGCCGACACTTATCTCGGCCGCTACGCCACACTGGGGGCCGCTTCGATTGCTTCTCTCTTG GGCATGCTCATTCTCACACTCACGGCTGCCGTCTCCAAGCTTCACCCTTCTCCCTGCAGCAGTCATGGCGACGCATGCCACGGCGCGAACCAAACTCAGCTGGCCGTCCTCTTCGCCAGCTACGTCTTCATGGTCATCGGAGCCGGCGGCATACGCCCCTGCAACCTGGCGTTCGGCGCCGACCAGTTCGACCCCACCACCGAGGCGGGGAAGCGGGGCATCGCTAGCTTCTTCAACTGGTACTACATGACCTTCACCTTCGCCATGATGGCCTCCTCCACCCTCGTCATCTACGTGCAGAGCAACGTGAGCTGGTCGCTGGGGCTGGCCATTCCCACGGCGTTCATGTTCATCTCCAGCGTGCTCTTCTTCGTCGGGACCAAGATCTACGTGAAGGTTCGGCCGGAGGGCAGCCCGATCACCAGCATCGCCCAGGTGCTGGTGGCGGCGTTCAGGAAGCGAGCGCTGAAGCTACCTGATGACCTCAAGGGCTCTCTTTTTGACCCTCCACATCTCAGTTCTCTGATCTCCAAGCTGCCGCACACCGACCAGTTCAG TTTTCTTGACAAAGCTGCGATCATAACCCCCATGGACGATATCAAACCGGATGGCTCAGCTTCAGATGGATGGAGATTATGTAGCTTACAAGTTGAACAGATGAAATGTTTAGTAAGAATCATCCCAGTTTGGTCTTCATGTATCATCTTCGAGGTTACCGTCGTTCTGACATGGACTTACGTCGTCTTCCAAGCCCTTCAATCCGATAGACATCTCGGGCACAGTAACTTCGAG ATTCCTGCTGCAACTTTTCCTGTGTTCACCATGGCGGCCATGACCGTTTGGTTGTTTGTTTACGACCGTGTCGTCGTCCCATTGCTTCAGAGGGTTACTGGAAAGGAAGGTGGCATCACGCTGCTTCAAAGGATGGGGACTGGCATTGCGCTTTCGGTCGTGATGATGACTGTCGCTGGCCTGGTAGAGGAACGGCGAAGGAGTTATGCGCTTCACAAGCCGACATTGGGGACTACATCCAGTGGTGGTGCCATTTCATCAATGTCCAGCCTCTGGTTGATCCCTCAGCTCGTTATTGCTGGTCTTTCTGATGCTTTCAACGTCATCGGCCAAGTTGAGTTCTACTACAAGCAATTTCCCGAAAACATGAGGAGCATGGCAGGGGGTCTGCTCTTTCTGGGTTTTGCATGTTCCAACTATCTGGGTAGCTTGATAATAACTATAGTCCATCGAATAACTGGTGGACATCAGAAGAGCAATTGGTTAGCAGAAGATCTTAACCAGGGACGACTAGATCTTCTCTACTTCTCGATCGCATCATTATCTGCCGTTAATTTTGTCTTCTTCATTGTATGTGCAAAGTGGTACAGATACAAAACCTCAGACAAAGACCATGAGATTGCTCTGCAAACAATGGAAATCAGAAGTTCTGTATGA
- the LOC135585879 gene encoding protein NRT1/ PTR FAMILY 2.11-like isoform X1, giving the protein MLAVHQKREEKGTRSMTTSTPEEPQNGEAAKPVINYRGWKAMPYVIGNEAFEKLGTFGTSANLLVYLTTVFHMKSVASATLVTVFNGTTNLAPLLGAFLADTYLGRYATLGAASIASLLGMLILTLTAAVSKLHPSPCSSHGDACHGANQTQLAVLFASYVFMVIGAGGIRPCNLAFGADQFDPTTEAGKRGIASFFNWYYMTFTFAMMASSTLVIYVQSNVSWSLGLAIPTAFMFISSVLFFVGTKIYVKVRPEGSPITSIAQVLVAAFRKRALKLPDDLKGSLFDPPHLSSLISKLPHTDQFSFLDKAAIITPMDDIKPDGSASDGWRLCSLQVEQMKCLVRIIPVWSSCIIFEVTVVLTWTYVVFQALQSDRHLGHSNFEIPAATFPVFTMAAMTVWLFVYDRVVVPLLQRVTGKEGGITLLQRMGTGIALSVVMMTVAGLVEERRRSYALHKPTLGTTSSGGAISSMSSLWLIPQLVIAGLSDAFNVIGQVEFYYKQFPENMRSMAGGLLFLGFACSNYLGSLIITIVHRITGGHQKSNWLAEDLNQGRLDLLYFSIASLSAVNFVFFIVCAKWYRYKTSDKDHEIALQTMEIRSSV; this is encoded by the exons ATGCTCGCTG TTCATCAGAAGAGAGAGGAGAAGGGAACGCGAAGCATGACGACGTCGACGCCGGAGGAACCACAGAATGGGGAAGCAGCGAAGCCTGTGATCAACTACAGAGGGTGGAAAGCCATGCCATACGTGATAG GAAACGAGGCGTTTGAGAAGTTGGGGACGTTCGGCACCTCCGCCAACCTCTTGGTCTACCTCACCACCGTCTTCCACATGAAGAGCGTCGCGTCGGCCACCCTCGTCACCGTGTTCAACGGCACCACCAACCTCGCCCCCCTCCTCGGGGCCTTCCTCGCCGACACTTATCTCGGCCGCTACGCCACACTGGGGGCCGCTTCGATTGCTTCTCTCTTG GGCATGCTCATTCTCACACTCACGGCTGCCGTCTCCAAGCTTCACCCTTCTCCCTGCAGCAGTCATGGCGACGCATGCCACGGCGCGAACCAAACTCAGCTGGCCGTCCTCTTCGCCAGCTACGTCTTCATGGTCATCGGAGCCGGCGGCATACGCCCCTGCAACCTGGCGTTCGGCGCCGACCAGTTCGACCCCACCACCGAGGCGGGGAAGCGGGGCATCGCTAGCTTCTTCAACTGGTACTACATGACCTTCACCTTCGCCATGATGGCCTCCTCCACCCTCGTCATCTACGTGCAGAGCAACGTGAGCTGGTCGCTGGGGCTGGCCATTCCCACGGCGTTCATGTTCATCTCCAGCGTGCTCTTCTTCGTCGGGACCAAGATCTACGTGAAGGTTCGGCCGGAGGGCAGCCCGATCACCAGCATCGCCCAGGTGCTGGTGGCGGCGTTCAGGAAGCGAGCGCTGAAGCTACCTGATGACCTCAAGGGCTCTCTTTTTGACCCTCCACATCTCAGTTCTCTGATCTCCAAGCTGCCGCACACCGACCAGTTCAG TTTTCTTGACAAAGCTGCGATCATAACCCCCATGGACGATATCAAACCGGATGGCTCAGCTTCAGATGGATGGAGATTATGTAGCTTACAAGTTGAACAGATGAAATGTTTAGTAAGAATCATCCCAGTTTGGTCTTCATGTATCATCTTCGAGGTTACCGTCGTTCTGACATGGACTTACGTCGTCTTCCAAGCCCTTCAATCCGATAGACATCTCGGGCACAGTAACTTCGAG ATTCCTGCTGCAACTTTTCCTGTGTTCACCATGGCGGCCATGACCGTTTGGTTGTTTGTTTACGACCGTGTCGTCGTCCCATTGCTTCAGAGGGTTACTGGAAAGGAAGGTGGCATCACGCTGCTTCAAAGGATGGGGACTGGCATTGCGCTTTCGGTCGTGATGATGACTGTCGCTGGCCTGGTAGAGGAACGGCGAAGGAGTTATGCGCTTCACAAGCCGACATTGGGGACTACATCCAGTGGTGGTGCCATTTCATCAATGTCCAGCCTCTGGTTGATCCCTCAGCTCGTTATTGCTGGTCTTTCTGATGCTTTCAACGTCATCGGCCAAGTTGAGTTCTACTACAAGCAATTTCCCGAAAACATGAGGAGCATGGCAGGGGGTCTGCTCTTTCTGGGTTTTGCATGTTCCAACTATCTGGGTAGCTTGATAATAACTATAGTCCATCGAATAACTGGTGGACATCAGAAGAGCAATTGGTTAGCAGAAGATCTTAACCAGGGACGACTAGATCTTCTCTACTTCTCGATCGCATCATTATCTGCCGTTAATTTTGTCTTCTTCATTGTATGTGCAAAGTGGTACAGATACAAAACCTCAGACAAAGACCATGAGATTGCTCTGCAAACAATGGAAATCAGAAGTTCTGTATGA
- the LOC135638171 gene encoding protein NRT1/ PTR FAMILY 2.11-like isoform X1, with protein MLAVHQKREEKGTRSMTTSTPEEPQNGEAAKPVINYRGWKAMPYVIGNEAFEKLGTFGTSANLLVYLTTVFHMKSVASATLVTVFNGTTNLAPLLGAFLADTYLGRYATLGAASIASLLGMLILTLTAAVSKLHPSPCSSHGDACHGANQTQLAVLFASYVFMVIGAGGIRPCNLAFGADQFDPTTEAGKRGIASFFNWYYMTFTFAMMASSTLVIYVQSNVSWSLGLAIPTAFMFISSVLFFVGTKIYVKVRPEGSPITSIAQVLVAAFRKRALKLPDDLKGSLFDPPHLSSLISKLPHTDQFSFLDKAAIITPMDDIKPDGSASDGWRLCSLQQVEQMKCLVRIIPVWSSCIIFEVTVVLTWTYVVFQALQSDRHLGHSNFEIPAATFTVFTMAAMTIWLLVYDRFVVRLLQRVTGKEGGITLLQRMGTGIALSVVMMIVGGLVEERRRSYALHKPTLGTASNGGAISSMSSLWLIPQLVIAGLSDAFNLVGQVEFYYKQFPENMRSMAGGLLFLGFACSNYLGTLIITIVHRTTGGHQKSNWLAEDLNQGRLDLLYFSIASVCAVNLVFFIVCAKWYKYKTSDKDHEIALQTKEIRSSV; from the exons ATGCTCGCTG TTCATCAGAAGAGAGAGGAGAAGGGAACGCGAAGCATGACGACGTCGACGCCGGAGGAACCACAGAATGGGGAAGCAGCGAAGCCTGTGATCAACTACAGAGGGTGGAAAGCCATGCCATACGTGATAG GAAACGAGGCGTTTGAGAAGTTGGGGACGTTCGGCACCTCCGCCAACCTCTTGGTCTACCTCACCACCGTCTTCCACATGAAGAGCGTCGCGTCGGCCACCCTCGTCACCGTGTTCAACGGCACCACCAACCTCGCCCCCCTCCTCGGGGCCTTCCTCGCCGACACTTATCTCGGCCGCTACGCCACACTGGGGGCCGCTTCGATTGCTTCTCTCTTG GGCATGCTCATTCTCACACTCACGGCTGCCGTCTCCAAGCTTCACCCTTCTCCCTGCAGCAGTCATGGCGACGCATGCCACGGCGCGAACCAAACTCAGCTGGCCGTCCTCTTCGCCAGCTACGTCTTCATGGTCATCGGAGCCGGCGGCATACGCCCCTGCAACCTGGCGTTCGGCGCCGACCAGTTCGACCCCACCACCGAGGCGGGGAAGCGGGGCATCGCTAGCTTCTTCAACTGGTACTACATGACCTTCACCTTCGCCATGATGGCCTCCTCCACCCTCGTCATCTACGTGCAGAGCAACGTGAGCTGGTCGCTGGGGCTGGCCATTCCCACGGCGTTCATGTTCATCTCCAGCGTGCTCTTCTTCGTCGGGACCAAGATCTACGTGAAGGTTCGGCCGGAGGGCAGCCCGATCACCAGCATCGCCCAGGTGCTGGTGGCGGCGTTCAGGAAGCGAGCGCTGAAGCTACCTGATGACCTCAAGGGCTCTCTTTTTGACCCTCCACATCTCAGTTCTCTGATCTCCAAGCTGCCGCACACCGACCAGTTCAG TTTTCTTGACAAAGCTGCGATCATAACCCCCATGGACGATATCAAACCGGATGGCTCAGCTTCAGATGGATGGAGATTATGTAGCTTACAGCAAGTTGAACAGATGAAATGTTTAGTAAGAATCATCCCAGTTTGGTCTTCATGTATCATCTTCGAGGTTACCGTCGTTCTGACATGGACTTACGTCGTCTTCCAAGCCCTTCAATCCGATAGACATCTCGGGCACAGTAACTTCGAGATTCCTGCTGCAACTTTTACTGTGTTCACCATGGCGGCCATGACCATTTGGTTGCTTGTTTACGACCGTTTCGTCGTCCGATTGCTTCAGAGGGTTACTGGAAAGGAAGGTGGCATCACGCTGCTTCAAAGGATGGGGACTGGCATTGCTCTTTCGGTCGTGATGATGATTGTCGGTGGCTTGGTAGAGGAACGGCGAAGGAGTTATGCGCTTCACAAGCCGACACTGGGGACTGCATCCAATGGCGGTGCCATTTCATCAATGTCCAGCCTCTGGTTGATCCCTCAGCTCGTTATTGCTGGTCTTTCGGATGCTTTCAACCTCGTCGGCCAAGTTGAGTTCTACTACAAGCAATTTCCCGAAAACATGAGGAGCATGGCAGGGGGTCTGCTCTTCCTGGGTTTTGCATGTTCCAACTATCTGGGCACCTTGATAATAACTATCGTCCATCGAACAACTGGTGGACATCAGAAGAGCAATTGGTTAGCAGAAGATCTTAACCAGGGAAGACTAGATCTTCTCTACTTCTCGATCGCATCAGTATGTGCCGTTAATTTGGTCTTCTTCATTGTATGTGCAAAGTGGTACAAATACAAAACCTCAGACAAAGACCATGAGATTGCTCTGCAAacaaaggagatcagaagttctgTATGA
- the LOC135638171 gene encoding protein NRT1/ PTR FAMILY 2.11-like isoform X2 codes for MTTSTPEEPQNGEAAKPVINYRGWKAMPYVIGNEAFEKLGTFGTSANLLVYLTTVFHMKSVASATLVTVFNGTTNLAPLLGAFLADTYLGRYATLGAASIASLLGMLILTLTAAVSKLHPSPCSSHGDACHGANQTQLAVLFASYVFMVIGAGGIRPCNLAFGADQFDPTTEAGKRGIASFFNWYYMTFTFAMMASSTLVIYVQSNVSWSLGLAIPTAFMFISSVLFFVGTKIYVKVRPEGSPITSIAQVLVAAFRKRALKLPDDLKGSLFDPPHLSSLISKLPHTDQFSFLDKAAIITPMDDIKPDGSASDGWRLCSLQQVEQMKCLVRIIPVWSSCIIFEVTVVLTWTYVVFQALQSDRHLGHSNFEIPAATFTVFTMAAMTIWLLVYDRFVVRLLQRVTGKEGGITLLQRMGTGIALSVVMMIVGGLVEERRRSYALHKPTLGTASNGGAISSMSSLWLIPQLVIAGLSDAFNLVGQVEFYYKQFPENMRSMAGGLLFLGFACSNYLGTLIITIVHRTTGGHQKSNWLAEDLNQGRLDLLYFSIASVCAVNLVFFIVCAKWYKYKTSDKDHEIALQTKEIRSSV; via the exons ATGACGACGTCGACGCCGGAGGAACCACAGAATGGGGAAGCAGCGAAGCCTGTGATCAACTACAGAGGGTGGAAAGCCATGCCATACGTGATAG GAAACGAGGCGTTTGAGAAGTTGGGGACGTTCGGCACCTCCGCCAACCTCTTGGTCTACCTCACCACCGTCTTCCACATGAAGAGCGTCGCGTCGGCCACCCTCGTCACCGTGTTCAACGGCACCACCAACCTCGCCCCCCTCCTCGGGGCCTTCCTCGCCGACACTTATCTCGGCCGCTACGCCACACTGGGGGCCGCTTCGATTGCTTCTCTCTTG GGCATGCTCATTCTCACACTCACGGCTGCCGTCTCCAAGCTTCACCCTTCTCCCTGCAGCAGTCATGGCGACGCATGCCACGGCGCGAACCAAACTCAGCTGGCCGTCCTCTTCGCCAGCTACGTCTTCATGGTCATCGGAGCCGGCGGCATACGCCCCTGCAACCTGGCGTTCGGCGCCGACCAGTTCGACCCCACCACCGAGGCGGGGAAGCGGGGCATCGCTAGCTTCTTCAACTGGTACTACATGACCTTCACCTTCGCCATGATGGCCTCCTCCACCCTCGTCATCTACGTGCAGAGCAACGTGAGCTGGTCGCTGGGGCTGGCCATTCCCACGGCGTTCATGTTCATCTCCAGCGTGCTCTTCTTCGTCGGGACCAAGATCTACGTGAAGGTTCGGCCGGAGGGCAGCCCGATCACCAGCATCGCCCAGGTGCTGGTGGCGGCGTTCAGGAAGCGAGCGCTGAAGCTACCTGATGACCTCAAGGGCTCTCTTTTTGACCCTCCACATCTCAGTTCTCTGATCTCCAAGCTGCCGCACACCGACCAGTTCAG TTTTCTTGACAAAGCTGCGATCATAACCCCCATGGACGATATCAAACCGGATGGCTCAGCTTCAGATGGATGGAGATTATGTAGCTTACAGCAAGTTGAACAGATGAAATGTTTAGTAAGAATCATCCCAGTTTGGTCTTCATGTATCATCTTCGAGGTTACCGTCGTTCTGACATGGACTTACGTCGTCTTCCAAGCCCTTCAATCCGATAGACATCTCGGGCACAGTAACTTCGAGATTCCTGCTGCAACTTTTACTGTGTTCACCATGGCGGCCATGACCATTTGGTTGCTTGTTTACGACCGTTTCGTCGTCCGATTGCTTCAGAGGGTTACTGGAAAGGAAGGTGGCATCACGCTGCTTCAAAGGATGGGGACTGGCATTGCTCTTTCGGTCGTGATGATGATTGTCGGTGGCTTGGTAGAGGAACGGCGAAGGAGTTATGCGCTTCACAAGCCGACACTGGGGACTGCATCCAATGGCGGTGCCATTTCATCAATGTCCAGCCTCTGGTTGATCCCTCAGCTCGTTATTGCTGGTCTTTCGGATGCTTTCAACCTCGTCGGCCAAGTTGAGTTCTACTACAAGCAATTTCCCGAAAACATGAGGAGCATGGCAGGGGGTCTGCTCTTCCTGGGTTTTGCATGTTCCAACTATCTGGGCACCTTGATAATAACTATCGTCCATCGAACAACTGGTGGACATCAGAAGAGCAATTGGTTAGCAGAAGATCTTAACCAGGGAAGACTAGATCTTCTCTACTTCTCGATCGCATCAGTATGTGCCGTTAATTTGGTCTTCTTCATTGTATGTGCAAAGTGGTACAAATACAAAACCTCAGACAAAGACCATGAGATTGCTCTGCAAacaaaggagatcagaagttctgTATGA